The following are from one region of the Qipengyuania flava genome:
- the rpmG gene encoding 50S ribosomal protein L33: protein MAKPATVKIKLVSTEGTGFYYVTKKNPRNHTEKFSFRKYDPVARKHVEFKEAKIK from the coding sequence ATGGCGAAGCCCGCAACCGTCAAGATCAAGCTCGTCTCGACCGAAGGAACGGGCTTCTACTACGTGACCAAGAAGAACCCCCGTAACCACACGGAAAAGTTCTCCTTCCGCAAGTACGATCCCGTCGCGCGCAAGCACGTCGAGTTCAAGGAAGCCAAGATCAAGTAA
- a CDS encoding class I SAM-dependent methyltransferase gives MPQSRFPPTGPVARDAYDRLAQGYSDRSETKAENGYNEHPAIRAAIGSFKGLDVFEAGCGPGFLMRDALLGGARRVVGVDVSPAMVAIARQRLETWTDGWQVVEHDLDEPLDDWGDASFDLVASSLALDYVRDWSVPLAGFLRLLRPGGRLVVSVQHPLGAYLWFKPESAFGIQECVAEWRGFTSEPVAVPDHYRSVEEIINPLLAAGFVLERLTETRPAPELEAIDPEKFRRNSTIPTFLVIEARRP, from the coding sequence ATGCCTCAGTCTCGCTTTCCGCCAACCGGTCCTGTCGCGCGGGACGCCTATGACCGCCTCGCGCAGGGCTATTCTGACCGGTCCGAAACAAAGGCCGAGAACGGCTATAACGAGCATCCGGCAATCCGCGCCGCGATCGGCTCGTTCAAGGGGCTGGACGTGTTCGAGGCAGGATGCGGCCCCGGCTTCCTCATGCGCGATGCGCTGCTGGGCGGAGCGCGCCGGGTGGTTGGCGTCGACGTTAGTCCGGCGATGGTAGCAATTGCGCGCCAGCGTCTCGAAACATGGACCGATGGCTGGCAGGTCGTCGAACACGATTTGGACGAACCGCTCGACGACTGGGGCGATGCCAGTTTCGACCTTGTCGCATCGTCGCTCGCCCTCGATTACGTGCGCGACTGGTCGGTGCCACTGGCCGGGTTTCTTCGTCTCCTGCGGCCGGGCGGACGTCTGGTTGTTTCAGTACAGCACCCACTTGGAGCCTATCTCTGGTTCAAGCCCGAGAGCGCTTTCGGTATCCAGGAATGCGTGGCCGAATGGCGCGGATTCACCAGTGAGCCCGTTGCGGTCCCGGATCACTATCGCTCGGTCGAGGAAATCATCAATCCGCTGCTCGCGGCCGGCTTCGTGCTCGAGCGCCTGACCGAGACGCGGCCCGCTCCGGAGCTGGAAGCGATCGATCCGGAGAAATTCCGGCGCAACTCGACGATCCCGACATTCCTGGTGATCGAGGCAAGGCGCCCCTAG
- the arfB gene encoding alternative ribosome rescue aminoacyl-tRNA hydrolase ArfB: MGRIADKALEIAEEKFIASSGPGGQNVNKVATAVQLRVDVFQLGMPPDAFERLKEVAGSKLTKGGEIVLTANEYRTQEQNREAARERLVALLNEALTPPRKRKKSRVNRVGKVKRLKAKKVRGEVKANRGKVRF; the protein is encoded by the coding sequence ATGGGACGCATAGCCGACAAGGCTCTCGAAATCGCGGAGGAGAAGTTCATCGCCTCCTCCGGCCCCGGCGGCCAGAACGTCAACAAGGTCGCCACCGCCGTTCAGCTGCGCGTCGATGTGTTCCAGCTTGGCATGCCGCCCGATGCCTTCGAGCGGCTGAAGGAGGTCGCGGGCAGCAAGCTCACCAAGGGCGGCGAGATCGTGCTGACCGCGAACGAATACCGCACGCAGGAACAGAACCGCGAGGCCGCGCGCGAGCGGTTGGTGGCCCTCCTCAACGAAGCGCTGACACCGCCCAGAAAACGCAAGAAGAGCCGCGTCAACCGCGTCGGCAAGGTAAAGCGCCTCAAGGCCAAGAAAGTGCGCGGCGAGGTCAAGGCCAACCGCGGCAAGGTGCGCTTCTAG